Genomic window (Saccharothrix australiensis):
TCCGGGTCGAGCCGGGTGGCGCCGTCGGAGGGCGTCGCCCGCACCAGGCGGGGCGTCAGCACGCGACCGTCGTGCACGACGAGCTGCGGTTCCGAGCCGTCCGGCAGGGTCGACGGGCCGCCCGCCCGCGGCAGGTCGGCTCCCGCCGGGCGGTCGGCTCCGGGCGGCAGGTCGGCTCCCGCCGGGCGGTCGGCTCCGGGCGGCAGGTCCGCGCCCGGCGACCGGCCGTCCCCGGGCGGCAGGTCCACGAGCCGGAAGCGGCCGGGCGACTCCGCCTGCGCGCTGCGCACGAGACCCCAGACCGCGGCGGCGACCGGGTCGGTCCGCATCCCGGTGGTGGCGACGACCAGCCGCGTCGGCCCGGTGGGGAAGCGCCGGAGCGCGGCGAGGACGTCCCCGAGCACCGATCGCACGCGGGCCGGCTCGTCACCCTCGCCGGCCGGCACGCGCAGCAGCACCCACGGTTCACCGCCGGTCGCGTCGGCGACCTCCGGGAGGTCCACCGCGCCGGCGGACGCGGTCGCCGACGGCTCCCAGGCCACGACGAACGGCGTCGGCCCGAGCGCCACCGGGCGCGTGACCAGGGAGCCGACGGTCAGGACCGGTTCGCCGTCCGGGTCGGCGAGCGTCACCGCCAGGCCGCCGGGCGTGGTCGAGAGCCGCACCCGCGCGACCGTGCCGACGCGACCGCGGACCGCGACCCGGTGCCAGGCGAAGGCGATGCCGGGGTCACCGCCGTCGCCGGCGAGGAACGCGGTGTGCAGCGCCGCGTCCAGCAGCGCCGGGTGCACGGCGTACCCGGCGGCATCGGCGTCGACCGCCACCTCGGCGTACCAGGTGCCGCCTGCCCGCCACGCGGCCCGCAGCCCCTGGAAGGCGGGGCCGTACTCGTAGCCCGCGTCGGCGAGCGTCGCGTAGAAGTCGTCCAGGTCGACCGGCCGGGCGTCGGCGGGCGGCCACGCGGTCAGCGGTTCGAGCGCGTCGCCGCGCCCGGTCGGCGGGTCGGGCTCACCGCCGCGCCCGGTCGGCGGGTCGAGCGCGTCGCCGTGCGCGGCCAGCGTGCCGGTCGCGTGCAGCGTCCACTCCCCGTCGACGCGGGAGTGCACCTCGACCGCGCGGTCTCCCCCGCCGTCGCCGTCACCGACGACCACTTGGACGAGGGCCTTGCCCGCGTCGGGCAGCACCAGCGGCGTGCGCATCACCAGTTCCCGCACCACCGGGCAGCCGACGCGCTCGCCCGCCCGGACCGCCAGCTCGACCAGCAGCGACCCCGGCGCGAGCGCGACGCCGGAGACCACGTGGTCGGCCAGCCACGGGTGGGTCTCGCGGGACAGCTGCCCGGTCAGCACGAGCCCGTCCGACGCCGGGTCCTCCACGGCCGCGCCGAGGACCGGGTGCCGCACGGGGTCCAGCCCGACGCGCGCGAGGTCACCGGTCGCGGCCGGGCCGGGCGTCAGCCAGTACCCGCGGCGCTCGAACACCGTCGTCGGCGCAGGCGCCTTCGGACCGGCGGGCAGCACGGCGGACCAGCGCACGTCGCCGCCCCGGACGTACACCTCGGCCAGGGACCGCGCGAACCGGTCCGGGCCGCCGTCGTCGCGGCGCAGCGTGCCGACGACGGCGGCGTCGGTGTCCGCGAGCGTGTCCGAGATCGGGGCCGTCAGCACCGGGTGCGTGCTGACCTCGACGAACAGCCCGAACCCCAGCTCGCCGAGCGCCGCGACCGCGTCGGCGAACCGGACCCGGCCGCACAGGTTGCGGCCCCAGTACCCGGCGTCGATCGGCGTCCGCACCCAGTCCGCGTCCACGGTGGACATCCACGGCACGGCGGGCGGCGCGCCGGTCACGTCCGCGAGCAGGTCGACGACCTTCGCCGCGATCGGCTCCGCGTGCCGGGTGTGCGAGGCGAACGACGCGGCGACCGGGCGGACGCGCACGTCCCGCGCGCGGTAGTGCCGCGCCACCTCGGCGATCACCCCGTGCCCGCCGGCGAGGACGACGGAGTGCGGCCCGTTCACCGCCGCGATTTCGATGTCGGGCCAGGCGCGGGCGTCGCGCTCCGCCCGCTCCACGGGTATCGCGACGGTCAGCAGCCCGCCGGCACCGCCCAGCTCGGCGCCGGTCGCGCTGCGCAGCGCGACGACCTTCGCGGCGTCCTCCAGGGTCAGCGCGCCGGCCACGCACGCGGCGGCGATCTCGCCCTGGGAGTGCCCGACCACCGCGTCCGGCTCGACCCCGCACGACCGCAGCAGCGCGGCCAACGACACCATCACCGCGAACGTCACCGGTTGCAGCACCTCGACGCGGTCCAGCGGGCCCGCGCCGAGCACGACGTCGCGCAGCGACCAGTCCACCCACGGCGACAGCGCCCGCTCGCACTCGCGCATCCGCGCCGCGAACACCGGGTGCGCCCGCCACAGGTCGCGGCCCATGCCGACCCACTGCGCGCCCTGGCCGGGGAACACGAACACGGTCCTCGGCCGCTCCCCCGCGACCCCGGTGACCACGTCGGGCGAGGACCGGCCGGCGGCGAGGTCGCGCAGCGCGGCGACCGCGTCCTCGGCGACGACGACGGCGCGGTGCTCCCACGCGGCGCGGGCGGTCGCCAGCGTGCGCGCCACGCCCGCGCGCTCGGCGGGCAGCCGGTCGGCGAGCCGCGCGGCCTGGAGCGCGAGCGCCGACTCGGTGCGCGCGGACAGCACCAGCGGCAGCGGACCGGCCGGCTCGGCGGAGACCTCCGACAGCCCGGCGGGCCAACCGGCCACCCCGTCGGCCGGCGCGTCGGCCACCCCACCGGACGGCTCACCGGGCAACCCGGCGGACGGCTCGGGTGTCGACCCTGCGGACGGCCCGAGTGACCGCGTCGGCGGCTCGGGCTCGGTGGCCGGCGCTTCCTCCAGCACGACGTGCGCGTTCGTCCCGGACACGCCGAACGACGACACCCCGGCCCGGCGCGGACGCCCGTTCGCCTTCCACACCGCGGGTTCGGTCAGCAGCGCGACGGAGCCCCGCGACCAGTCCACCTGGTCGGTGGGGCGGTCCACGTGCAGGGTGCGCGGCAGGAACTCGTTGCGCAGCGCCAGCACCACCTTGATCACGCCGACGACACCGGCCGCCGACTGCGTGTGCCCGAGGTTGGACTTCACCGAGCCCAGCCACAGCGGCTGGTCCCGCTCCTGCCCGTACACCGCCATGATCGCCTGCGCCTCGATCGGGTCGCCCAGCACCGTACCGGTGCCGTGCGCCTCCACGAAGTCCACTTCGGACGGACGCACTCCCGCGTCCGCCAACGCCTTCCGGATCACCGCCTGCTGCGCCGGGCCGTTCGGCGCGGTCAGCCCGTTCGACGCGCCGTCCTGGTTGACGGCGGAACCCCGCAGCACGGCCAGCACGTCCCGACCGTCCCGCACGGCGTCGGACAACCGTTGCAGCACCAGCACCCCGACGCCCTCGGACCACCCCGTGCCGTCCGCCCCGGCGGCGAAGGACTTGCACAGCCCGTCGGCCGCCAGCCCGCCCTGCTTGGACAGCTCGGTGAACATGCCCGGCGTCGCCATCACGGTCACCCCACCGGCCAGCGCCATCGAGCACTCGCGCGACCGCAGCGACGCGGCGGCCAGGTGCAGCGACACCAGCGACGACGAGCACGCCGTGTCGACGGTGATCGCCGGCCCCTGCGCGCCCAGCACGTAGGACACGCGGCCGGACAGCGCCGCCGGCGCGGTGCCGGTCAGCAGGAAGCCCTCCGACTCGCCCTGCGCGCCGATGCCGTAGGACTGCGTGGACGCGCCGATGAAGACGCCGGCGTCGGTGCCCCGCAACGACGTCGGGTCCACCCCGGCCCGCTCCAGCGCCTCCCACGACGTCTCCAGCACCAGCCGCTGCTGCGGGTCCATCGCCAGCGCCTCGCGCGGCGAGATGCCGAAGAACCCCGCGTCGAACGCGCCCGCGTCGGCGAGGAAGCAGCCGCGGCGCGTCGCCGAGCGGGCGCCCCCGGCGGGGTCGTCGGCGAACAGGGCGTCCAGGTCCCAGCCCCGGTCGGTGGGGAAGCCGCCCACCACGTCCCGGCCCTGCGCGAGCACGTCCCAGAACCGCTCGGGCGTGTCGACGCCGCCGGGCAGCCGCACGCCGACGCCGACGATCGCGATGCCCTCGTCGCGCGCCGCCTCCAGCTCGGCGACCCGCAGGCGGGCCCGCCGCAGCTCGACCGCCATGCGCTTGAAGTACTCGACGCCCCTGCTCTTGTCGTCCACGGTGTCCCCCAACGGGCTCAGCCGAGTTCCCGGTCGAGGAACTCGAACAGGTTGTCCTCGGTGACCTCGTCGAGGTCGTCGTGCGGGCGCGCGGCCCGGCCGGGCAGCGCCGCCAGCAGCGCCCGCAGCCGCTCCTCGACCTCGGCGACCGCCGGGTCCGCCCGCTCCAGCGCGCCGATCTCCGCGCCCAGCGCGGCCAGCCGGTCCGCCAGGGTCGACTCCCCAGCGCCCCGCTCCCCAGCGCCCCGCTCCACCGCCCGCTCGGCCAGCAGCCCGTGCAGGTGGTCGGCCAGGGCGGCGGCGGTGGGGTGGTCGAACACGACGGTCGCCGGCAGCGCCAACCCGGTCACCGCGCCGAGGCGGTTGCGCAGCTCGACGGCGGTCAGCGAGTCGAAACCCGCGTCGCGGAACGGTTTCGCCGAGCCGATCGCGCCGCCCGCCCCGAGCCCGAGCACCGCGCCCGCCTCGGCCCGGACGAGGTCGAGCAGCCGCGCCCGCCGCGCCGGCTCCGGCAGGCCGCCCAGGTCCTCCGCGGCGGGCCGGGCGGGCGGCTCGCCCACCGGGCCGGCGACACCGGCCAGGACGGCGGGCAGCCCGCCGTCCCTCGCCCGCGCCCGCAGCACGCGCCGGTCGAGCCGGACCGGCACCACGTCCGCCCTCGGCCCGCGCAGCGCCGCGTCCAGCAGCCGCAGGGCGTGCGCCGGGTCGAGTGGCCGCACCCCGGACCGCGCGAGCCGCTCGACGTCGCGGTCGGCCAGCCGCGCGGTCATGCCGGCGGACGCCTCCCACGCGCCCCACGCCAGCGACACCGCGGGCAGCCCGAGCGCGCGGCGGCGGGCCGCGACGGCGTCCAGACCGGAGTTGGCGGCGGCGTACGCGCCCTGCCCGGCCGCGCCGAACACCCCGGCGGCGGAGGAGAACAGCACGAACGCGGCCAGGTCCAGGTCGCGGGTCAGCTCGTCGAGGTGGCACGCGGCGTCCAGCTTGGGCCCGAACACCGCGGTCAGGTCGTCGTCGTCCGTGGTGGACACGACGGCGTCCGAGACCACGCCCGCGGCGTGCACGACGGCCGTCAGCGGCGCGTCGGCGGGCACGGCGGCGAGCAGGTCCCGCACCTGTTCGCGGTCGCCCACGTCGCACGCCACCAGCGTGACGCGCGCGCCGGCGGCCTCCAGTCGCCCGCGCAGCTCCTCCGCCCCGGTCGCGCGCCGGGCCGCGACGACGACGCTGCGCACCCCGTGCGCGGTGACGAAGTGCTCGGCGACGGCCGCGCCGAGCGCGCCGGTGCCGCCGGTGACCAGGACCGAGCCTGCGGGGTCCGGTCGGCGCGGCACGGTGAGCACGTTCTTCCCGACGTGCCGGGCCTGCGCCATGACGCGCAGCGCGTCGGCGGCGTGCCCGACGTCCCAGCGGGTGATCGGCGGCAGGGTCAGCGCGCCGTCGGCGAACCGGGCGAGCAGGTCGGCCAGCATCTCCCCGATGCGCTCCGGTCCGGCATCCACCAGGTCGAACGCCCGGTAGCCCGGCACGCCGGACCGCACGTCGGTCTTGCCCATCTCCACGAACCGGCCGCCGTCGGCGAGCAGCCGCAGCGACGCGTCGACGAACTCGCCGGCCAGCGCGTTGAGCACGACGTCGACGCGCGGGAACCGGTGCTCGAAGGCGAGCGTGCGCGAGTCGCCGATGTGGTCGTCGGCCAGCCCCAGGTCGCGCAGGACGTGGTGCTTGCCGGTGCTCGCGGTGGCGAACACCTCGGCGCCGAGGTGGCGGGCGAGCTGCACCGCCGCCGTGCCGACGCCGCCGGTCGCCGCGTGCACCAGCACCTTCTCGCCCGGCCGCAGCCCGCCGAGGTCGACCAGGCCGTAGTAGGCGGTCAGGAACGCGACCGGCACCGCCGCCGCCTGCTCGAACGTCCAGCCCGCCGGCACCGGCGCGACCATCCGGGCGTCGGTGACGGCGATCGTGCCGAAGCTGCGGGGGAAGACGCCGAACACGCGGTCGCCCGGCCGCAGCCGCACGCCTTCGCCGACGTCCACGACCACGCCGGCGGCCTCGCTGCCCAGCACCGGCTCGCCGGGGTACACGCCCAGCGCCATCAGCGCGTCGCGGAAGTTGACGCCGGCCGCGCGGACCTCGACGCGCACCTGCCCGGCCGACGGCGGGCGGTCCGGCTGCCGCCGCGCCTCGACACCGTCGGCGGTGCCGGTGCCGGTGACCTCCAGCGCCCACCGGTCGCCGAGGTCGGACGGGCGCAGGCGCGGGGCCCACACCTGCCCGTCGCGGACCGCCACCTGCCACTCCCCGGACGCGACGGCGCGCGGCGCGTCCGCCGGGTCGGCCAGCTCGGCCAGCAGGAACCGGCCGGGGTGCTCGACCTGGGCGCTGCGCACGAGGCCCCACACGGCGGCGGCGGCCGGGTCGGCGCGCGTGCCACCGGTGGCCACGACCACCTTCGCCCGCCGCCACCGCTCGTCGTCCACGAGCCGCTTGAGCACGGCGAGCACGGCGGCCACCGCCCGGCGCGGATCGGTGTCCTCGACCCGGTGCAGTAGCCACTCCGGCGCCTCGGCCGGCTCGGCGCGGTCGTCGACGACCACCACGTCCGCCGGTTCGCAGGCCGGGAGCGCGACCCAGTCGACGGTGTACAGGTCGGCCACCGGCCGGTCGACCTCGACGGGCCGGCCGACCAGGGAGCCGATCGTCAGGACCGGCGCGCCCGCCCGGTCGGACACCGCGAGCGCGGCACCGCCGCCGTCGACGGGCGTCATGCGCACCCGGACCTCGCCGACGTCACGGCGGTGCAGCTCGACCCCGGTCCACGCGAACGGCACCCGGACCTCGTCGGTCCCGGTCGCCAGCACGCCGACGTGCGCGGCGGCGTCCACCAGCGCCGGGTGCAGCGCGTACCCGGTCGCGTCGACGTCGTCGGGCAGCGCCACCTCCGCGAACAGCTCGTCGCCGCGCCGCCACGCCGCCCGCAGGCCGCGGAACGCCGGCCCGTACCCGTACCCGGTCTCCGCCCGCGCCTCGTAGAAGTCGGTCACGTCCACCGGTTCGGCGTCCGCCGGGGGCCACTGCGCCGGTCGCGATCGGTCCGCCGTGATCCGGGTGCCGGTGACCTGGGTGCCGGTGGTCAGGGTGCCGGTGGCGTGCCTGGTCCAGGTGCCGTCGGCGTGCGAGTGGACGGTGATCCGGCGACGGCCCGCGTCGTCCGGTCCGCCCACCGCCACCCGCACCGACCGCGCCTCGTCCGGGCCGAGGGCCAGCGGCGCCTCCGCGACCAGCTCCTCGACCACCGGGCAGCCGACCCGGTCGCCCGCCTGCCACGCCCACTCCACCAGCGCCGTGCCGGGCACCAGCGCGGACCCGGCCACGACGTGGTCGGCCAGCCAGGGCTGCGCCGATCGCGAGAGCCGCCCGGTGAGCACGACACCGCCCGTGTCCGGGTCCTCGGCGGCGGCGCCGAGCACCGGGTGCGCGACGCGGTCCAGCCCGAGCCCGGAGGCGTCGACGCCACCGCCCGGCGCGAGCCAGTACCGGCGGTGCTCGAACGCCGTGGTCGGCGCGGGCGCCTTCGGCCCGGCGGGCAGCACCGCCGACCAGTCGACCTCGACGCCCCGGACGAACGCCTCGCCGACCGCCGCCATCGCCGACCACGGCTCCGGGCGGTCGCGGCGCAGCACGGCGACCGCCGTCGCCCCGGTGTCCGAGCCGTTGACGAGCGCGGTCAGCGTGCCGCCCGGACCCAGCTCCAGGACGGTGGCGACCGGCAGCGCCCGCACGGCGTCGGCGAACCGGACGGTCCGGCGCACCTGGTCCACCCAGTGGTCCGGCGAGCACGCCTCCTCGTCGGTGAGCGGCGCGCCGGTCACCGTCGACACCACCGGCAACCGCGGCGGGTGCAACGCGACCGAGGCCACCACCTCGCGGTAGGCGGCCAGCACGGGTTCCACCAGCGCGGAGTGGAACGCGTGGCCGGTGTTCAGCTCGCGACAGCGGTGCCCGGCGGCCACGAGCGCGCCGACCGCCTCGGTCACGGCCGCGCGCTCGCCGGAGAGCACCACCGACGCCGGCCCGTTCACCGCCGCCAGGTCGACCTCCCCGCACAGCGCGCGGACCTCCTCCTCGCCGGCGTCCACCGCGACCATCACGCCGTCGCCGGGCAGCGCCTGCATCAGCCGTCCGCGCGCGGCCACGACCTTCGCGGCGTCGGGCAGCGACAGCACGCCGGCGACGTGCGCCGCGCCCAGCTCGCCGATCGAGTGCCCGACCAGCGCCGCCGGCCGGACGCCCCAGGACTCCAGCAGCGCGGACATCGCCACTTCGACGGCGAACAACCCCGCCTGCGTGTACACCGTCTCATCCAGGTCCGCCCCGTCCCCGAACACCACCTCTCGCACCGGACGACCCACATACCCCGCCAAGTTGCGGTCCAACTCCGCACACACCTCGTCGAACACCTCCCGGAACACCGGAAAGCACCCGTACAACCCACGACCCATACCCGCCCGCTGCGCACCCTGACCCGCGAACGCGAACGCCACACCACCATCGCCGGCGGGGTGCGAGGGCGGCAGGGAGCGCAGCGCCCGCGCCGCCCGCTCCGGGTCCTCGGCGACGACGACCGCCCGGTGCTCCCAGGCGGCTCGGGCGGTGGCGAGCGTCCGGGCGGTGGCCGCCAGGTCCGGGCCCAGGGCCCCGGCGACCCGGTCGGCCTGGGCGGTCAGCCCGGTGGCGGTGCGCGCCGTGACGACGATCGGCACCGGTACCACCTGCTCCGCGTGGTGGTGGGCCGCCCGCGCCGGTCCCTCTTCGAGGATGACGTGCGCGTTGGTGCCGGACACGCCGAACGAGGACACACCCGCCCGGCGCGGACGCCCGTTCCGCTGCCACGCGACGGGTTCGGTGAGCAGGTCGACCGCGCCGGCCGTCCAGTCGACCCGGTCGGTGGGGCGGTCCGCGTGCAGCGTCCGGGGCAGCGAGCCGTGCCGCAGCGCCAGCACCACCTTGATCACACCGGCCACCCCGGCCGCCGCCTGCGCGTGCCCGATGTTGGACTTCACCGAGCCCAGCCACAGCGGCTGGTCCCGCTCCTGCCCGTACACCGCCATGATCGCCTGCGCCTCGATCGGGTCACCCAGCACCGTACCGGTGCCGTGCGCCTCCACGAAGTCCACTTCGGACGGACGCACACCCGCGTCCGCCAACGCCTTCCGGATCACCACCTGCTGCGCCGGGCCGTTCGGCGCGGTCAGCCCGTTCGACGCGCCGTCCTGGTTCACCGCCGAGCCGCGCACCACCGCCAGCACGTCCCGGCCGTCCCGCACCGCGTCGGACAGCCGTTGCAGCACCAGCACCCCGACGCCCTCGGACCACCCCGTGCCGTCCGCGTCGGCGGAGAACGAGCGGCACCGGCCGTCCGGGGACAGCCCGCGCTGCCGGGCGAACTCCACGAAACCCGCCGGGGTGCCCATCACCGTCGCGCCGCCCGCGAGCGCCATCGAGCACTCACCCGACCGCAGCGACCGCACCGCCAGGTGCAGCGACACCAACGACGACGAGCACGCCGTGTCCACCGTGACCGCCGGTCCCTGGACGCCGAGCACGTACGACACCCGCCCGGCGGCCACGCTGCCCGCCGTGCCGGTGCCCAGCAACCCCTCCAGCGCCGCAGGCTGCCTGCCGGTCGCGTAGTCGTGGTACATCAGGCCCGTGAACACGCCGACGTCCCTGCCGCGCAACGACGTCGGGTCCACCCCGGCCCGCTCCAACGCCTCCCACGACGTCTCCAGCAACAACCGCTGCTGCGGGTCCATCGCCAACGCCTCACGCGGCGAAATGCCGAAGAACCCCGCGTCGAACGCGCCGGGGTCGTCCAGGAAGCCGCCCCGCAGGGTGTAGGTCGTGCCCGGTGTCGCCGGGTCCGGGTCGTACAGGGCGGCCAGGTCCCAGCCCCGATCGGTCGGGAAGTCGCCGACCACCTCGCCACCGCGGTCGAGCAGGTCCCAGAACTGCTCGGGCGCGTGGATGCCGCCGGGCAGCCGGAGGCCGACGCCCACGACGGCGATCGGCTCCGCGCTCGCCGCGACCACCGCGGGCGCGGTCGGCGCGGCCGGGCCGGCCACCAGGTCGCGCAGGTGCGCGGCGAGCGCGGTCGCGTCCGGGTGGTCGAAGGCGAGCGTCGCGGGCAGGCGCAGCCCGGTCGCCGCGGCGAGCCTGGTGCGCAGCTCGACGGCGGTCAGCGAGTCGAACCCGAGGTCGCGGAACGCCCGCGTCGGCGGCACGGCGTCCGCGCCGGCCAGCCCCAGCACCGTCGCGGCCTCGCGGCGGACCAGTCCGAGCAGGTCGTCGGCGTCGCGCCGCGCCGGCGCGGCGACCGCCCGGCGCACCGGTCCCGCGACCGTCCGCAGGATCGACGGCAGCCGACCGTGTCGGGCGTGCTCGCGCAGCACGGCGTGGTCGAACGCGACCGGTGCGACCAGCGGCCGGGACGACCGGAGCGCGGCGTCGAACAGCCGCATCCCGCGCGCCGGGTCGATCGCGACGAGCCCGCCGCGGGCCATCCGCGCGGTGTCCGCGACGCCGAGGTGGCCGGTCATCCCCGTCGGCGTGGACCAGAAACCCCAGGCCAGCGACCACGACGGCAGGCCGGCCGCGCGCCGGCGCGCCACCACGGCGTCGACGTGGGCGTTGGCGGCGCAGTAGCCGGCCTGCCCCGCGCTGCCGAGCACGCCGGCCGCGGCCGAGAACACCACGAACGCGGTGAGGCCGAGGTCGCGGGTCAGCTCGTCCAGGTGCTCGACCGCGTCGGACTTGGGCCGCAGCACCGTGTCCAGCCGGTCCGCGTCGAGACCGGCCAGCACGCCGTCGTCCAGCGCGCCCGCGGCGTGGACCACCGCGGCGGGCGCGCTCGCCGCCAGCAGCGCGCGGACCTGGTCGCGCTCGGCGACGTCGCACCGCTCGACCCGCACCGCCGCGCCGGCCGCCCGCAGCCGCGCCACGAGGTCGTCGCCGCCGCCGGACCTGGACGCCAGCACGAGGTCGCGCACGCCGTGCTCGGCCACCAGGTGCTCGGCGAGCAGGCCGCCCAGCGTCCCGGTGCCGCCGGTGATCAGCACCGGGCCACCCGGCTCCCAGGCGGTCCGCCCCGGCGTGACGCGCACCAGCCTGGGCACCCGGACCCGGCCGTCGACCACCTGGAACTGCCACTCGCCCGCCGCCACGGCGGGCGCGACCAGCGACGGCAGCTCGGGACAGGCGTTGGCGAGCACGAACCGGTCCGGGTGCTCGGCCTGCGCGCCGCGGACCAGGCCCCACACGGCGGCGGCGACCGGCTCGTCCGGGGTGTGCGCCGTGGCGACGACGAGCCTGCCGGCGTCCGGGCCGGCCAGGAAGTCCCGCACCCTCGCCAGCACGTCGGCCAGCACCGCGCGGAGCGGCCGTGCCGTGTCGACGCGCGCCACCGGCCACGGCGCCGGGTCGGCGGGCTCGACGGGCAGGTCGACCCAGTCCACGCCGTGCAGCGCGTCGTCCGGGCGCGCACCGGTCGCGGGCCGGGTCACCAGTTCGCCCAGCGTCAGCACGGGCGCGCCGGAGAGGTCCTGGAGGGAGAGCGCGACGCCGCCTGCCGTGGGCGTCAGCCTGGCCCGGACCGACCGCGCGCCGGTGGCGTGCACCGCGACCCGGTTCCAGGCGAACGGGAGCCGCACGTCGTCGCCCGCGCCGGGGTGCAGCGCCGCGTCCAGCAGCGCCGGGTGGATCGCGAAACCCGCCGGGTCGACGTCGTCGGGCAGCGCGATCTCCGCGAACAGCTCCTCGCCCCGCCGCCACACCGCCCGCACGCCCTGGAACACGGGCCCGTATCCGTAGCCGGCGCGGGCGAGGGTGTCGTAGAGGTCGTCGGCGGCCACGGGGCGCGCCCCGGCGGGCGGCCAGGCGAACGGCGTCGGCTCGACGTCGTCGGCCGGCGTCCCGGTGGCGTGCCGGACCCAGTCGCCGTCCGCGCGGCGCGCGTACACGCCGATCTCCCGGTGGTCGGCGACGACCCGGACCTGGAGCGACTGGTCGTCGAGCACCACGGGCGTCTCGATGACGAGTTCCCCGACGGCGGGGCGGCCGACGAGGTCGCCGGCCCGGAGGGCCAGCTCGACCAGCACCGCGCCCGGCACGACCACCTCGCCGGACACCACGTGGTCGGCCAGCCACGGCTGCCGCGCGAGGGAGAGGCGTCCGGTGAGCACGACGCCGTCGGAGGCCGGGTTGTCCACGACGCCGTCGAGGATCGCGTGCGCGAGCGGCGTCGTGCCGTCGGACGGCCTCGGCGCGAGCCAGTAGCGCCGGCGCTCGAACACCGTCGTCGGCACCGGAGCGGGCGGCGCGGCCGGCACGACGGCCGCCCAGTCGACCTCGCCACCGTGCGCGAAGACCTCGCCCAGTGAGCGCAGGAACCTGTCCCACCCGCCGTCGTCGCGGCGCAGCGTGCCCACCACGGCGGCGTCCGGGAGGGTGTCGGCGATCGCGG
Coding sequences:
- a CDS encoding type I polyketide synthase yields the protein MGDTVDDKSRGVEYFKRMAVELRRARLRVAELEAARDEGIAIVGVGVRLPGGVDTPERFWDVLAQGRDVVGGFPTDRGWDLDALFADDPAGGARSATRRGCFLADAGAFDAGFFGISPREALAMDPQQRLVLETSWEALERAGVDPTSLRGTDAGVFIGASTQSYGIGAQGESEGFLLTGTAPAALSGRVSYVLGAQGPAITVDTACSSSLVSLHLAAASLRSRECSMALAGGVTVMATPGMFTELSKQGGLAADGLCKSFAAGADGTGWSEGVGVLVLQRLSDAVRDGRDVLAVLRGSAVNQDGASNGLTAPNGPAQQAVIRKALADAGVRPSEVDFVEAHGTGTVLGDPIEAQAIMAVYGQERDQPLWLGSVKSNLGHTQSAAGVVGVIKVVLALRNEFLPRTLHVDRPTDQVDWSRGSVALLTEPAVWKANGRPRRAGVSSFGVSGTNAHVVLEEAPATEPEPPTRSLGPSAGSTPEPSAGLPGEPSGGVADAPADGVAGWPAGLSEVSAEPAGPLPLVLSARTESALALQAARLADRLPAERAGVARTLATARAAWEHRAVVVAEDAVAALRDLAAGRSSPDVVTGVAGERPRTVFVFPGQGAQWVGMGRDLWRAHPVFAARMRECERALSPWVDWSLRDVVLGAGPLDRVEVLQPVTFAVMVSLAALLRSCGVEPDAVVGHSQGEIAAACVAGALTLEDAAKVVALRSATGAELGGAGGLLTVAIPVERAERDARAWPDIEIAAVNGPHSVVLAGGHGVIAEVARHYRARDVRVRPVAASFASHTRHAEPIAAKVVDLLADVTGAPPAVPWMSTVDADWVRTPIDAGYWGRNLCGRVRFADAVAALGELGFGLFVEVSTHPVLTAPISDTLADTDAAVVGTLRRDDGGPDRFARSLAEVYVRGGDVRWSAVLPAGPKAPAPTTVFERRGYWLTPGPAATGDLARVGLDPVRHPVLGAAVEDPASDGLVLTGQLSRETHPWLADHVVSGVALAPGSLLVELAVRAGERVGCPVVRELVMRTPLVLPDAGKALVQVVVGDGDGGGDRAVEVHSRVDGEWTLHATGTLAAHGDALDPPTGRGGEPDPPTGRGDALEPLTAWPPADARPVDLDDFYATLADAGYEYGPAFQGLRAAWRAGGTWYAEVAVDADAAGYAVHPALLDAALHTAFLAGDGGDPGIAFAWHRVAVRGRVGTVARVRLSTTPGGLAVTLADPDGEPVLTVGSLVTRPVALGPTPFVVAWEPSATASAGAVDLPEVADATGGEPWVLLRVPAGEGDEPARVRSVLGDVLAALRRFPTGPTRLVVATTGMRTDPVAAAVWGLVRSAQAESPGRFRLVDLPPGDGRSPGADLPPGADRPAGADLPPGADRPAGADLPRAGGPSTLPDGSEPQLVVHDGRVLTPRLVRATPSDGATRLDPERAVLITGGTGTLGAVVAEHLVAHHGVRRLVLASRRGERAAGAADLRRRLTDAGASVRIVACDVADRAAVRDLIAAAGPLTAVVHTAGVFDDALVDALDAARLDAVLRPKVDAAVHLDELTRDLDLAAFVLFSSAAGVLNSPGQGGYAAANAFLDALAARRHAAGLPATSLAWGLWAYDGGDEARAAREAQWTARSGLRLMTREESLRLFDAALGSPSPCLVPVLTDRPALRRLARSGGLDPLLRDLAPRTAPTTASGAPSLAGLDAGAKVEVLTDLVRREAAVVLGHDPADGGLAATKVFREAGFDSLTAVELRNRLGRALGVPLPVTFVFDHETPRAAARDLLDRVERRRDAAPTPATGRDFVDVYAALVDRGLHPAADALASAAAAVRPRGTAPADLADGVGVVRLASGDALPRLICLPSISTWEPVLNYSAMAAALAGRADVVVVVPPGYETDAPVAASWPALVDTLADAVLRCADGEPYVLVGYSSGGAQAHAVAAALERAGADTPLGVVLVDTYTADRIPLRLQEFFRAQYREVTRAENYSFEKITASVLYIDLHNREWRVDRDLAVPVLVLAAAEPPRTPDGAEPLADPEWRHEWPGPHERITLDGDHFTIMSRHADDVARAITTWIGSLR